Proteins co-encoded in one Aspergillus flavus chromosome 2, complete sequence genomic window:
- a CDS encoding putative MFS multidrug transporter (MFS multidrug transporter), translated as MSSTQSTSNLRANPRDARGTSVSEQTPLLAEQGLNATPEFQERQDHLVQEPTTKEVILILGSVWVGVFLAALDTTVVATLTGPISSSFHSFSLLSWLATGYLIANAASQPLSGRLTDIFSRRTGLIFSNVFFAVGNLICGLAKSEGVIVLGRVIAGIGGGGILTISVFVTSDLVPLRKRGVWQGFGNICYGAGGGLGGVFGGWINDTLGWRWAFLIQVPFVVVSGILVAVKLDLPVKESGKAKLKRVDFLGAITLVITLVLFLLGLNTGGNQLPWTHPLVLTAFPLSAVFLMIFIYIEANIASEPVIPVRLLLNRTVFSACLTNWLVVMAVYGLIFYLPLLFQVQGSSATGAGIKLIPQAVGTSLGSLGAGILMRASGRYSLYSMISVSLLIVSNTLICTLTLSSPSWQPFIYFLLMGIAYGAILTITLVALVSAVDHEHHAVVTSASYAFRSTGSTIGITVASAVFQNILKSGLWSRFGDREEAKRLIPRIRDSLDELRKLPADWKPGVLATYMESLRAVFLTLLGLTILGAVVSLGMREHKLHTNLARAESPDADADADTDAE; from the exons ATGTCTTCAACTCAATCTACTTCAAATCTCAGAGCAAATCCTCGAGATGCTCGGGGAACATCAGTGTCGGAGCAAACACCGCTCCTTGCGGAACAAGGCCTCAATGCGACCCCAGAATTCCAGGAGCGCCAAGACCATCTAGTACAGGAACCCACTACAAAAGAAGTGATCCTAATCTTGGGAAGTGTATGGGTTGGGGTCTTCCTGGCTGCTTTAG ACACGACTGTTGTTGCCACACTAACTGGTCCTATTTCATCCTCATTCCATTCATTTTCGCTCCTCTCATGGTTGGCAACCGGGTATCTTATTGCTAATGCCGCCTCTCAACCGCTGAGCGGACGGTTAACTGATATTTTCTCTCGACGTACCGGCCTGATATTCTCCAATGTCTTCTTCGCGGTTGGCAACTTAATATGCGGTTTGGCCAAAAGCGAGGGCGTCATTGTGTTAGGCCGTGTTATTGCAGGGATTGGTGGAGGTGGCATCCTTACGATTTCGGTGTTTGTCACCTCCGACTTGGTGCCTCTCAGGAAACGAGGGGTTTGGCAAGGGTTTGGCAACATCTGCTATGGAGCCGGAGGCGGACTGGGCGGCGTGTTCGGGGGCTGGATCAATGACACGCTGGGATGGCGATGGGCTTTCCTCATTCAGGTCCCGTTTGTTGTAGTGTCAGGCATCCTCGTTGCGGTCAAGTTGGATCTGCCAGTCAAGGAATCTGGAAAGGCCAAATTAAAGCGAGTTGATTTCCTTGGAGCGATCACACTGGTCATCACACtcgttctctttcttctcgggCTCAATACAGGTGGAAATCAGCTTCCATGGACGCATCCACTGGTTCTCACAGCGTTTCCTCTCTCCGCCGTGTTTCTAATGATTTTCATTTACATCGAAGCGAATATCGCGTCGGAGCCTGTCATTCCTGTTCGATTGCTTCTCAACCGGACTGTCTTTTCTGCTTGCCTTACGAACTGGTTAGTTGTCATGGCAGTGTATGGGCTCATTTTCTACTTGCCACTCTTGTTCCAGGTTCAGGGCTCTTCAGCGACCGGTGCTGGCATAAAACTGATCCCCCAGGCAGTTGGAACGTCGCTAGGCTCGTTGGGGGCTGGGATACTCATGCGTGCAAGCGGGAGATATAGTCTGTACAGCATGATATCTGTGTCCCTTCTCATTGTTTCCAACACCCTCATCTGTACTTTGACCCTCagttctccttcttggcagcCTTTCATCTACTTCCTACTCATGGGAATTGCCTATGGCGCCATTCTCACCATCACGCTCGTGGCACTAGTGTCCGCCGTGGATCATGAACACCATGCTGTGGTCACATCGGCGTCCTATGCTTTTCGCAGTACAGGAAGCACAATAGGTATCACCGTCGCTTCTGCGGTATTCCAGAACATCCTGAAGTCCGGACTTTGGTCACGATTTGGTGACCGGGAGGAAGCGAAGAGATTGATTCCACGGATCAGGGACAGTCTTGATGAACTTCGGAAACTCCCAGCAGACTGGAAACCCGGGGTGTTGGCGACTTATATGGAGTCCTTACGGGCTGTGTTCCTTACTCTACTTGGACTCACTATCTTAGGGGCTGTGGTCAGTTTGGGTATGCGCGAACACAAATTGCATACGAACCTGGCACGTGCCGAATCACCGGACGCAGACGCAGACGCAGATACAGACGCAGAATAA